Genomic DNA from Caldicellulosiruptor hydrothermalis 108:
AAGGGATAGAAATGAATATTGGTGTAGATGCTAGACCCTTGGGGAAGATTAAAACGGGAATAGGGTTTTACCTTTATAACTTGCTTAAAGTATTACCTGAAAAATGTAGTGATATCAACTTTTTTCTTTTTTCTGATAGAGAAATATCTTTAGACTTTAATTACCCGAACGTGAAGACTGTTGTAGAGAGTGATTATAAACTTCTCAAGGGAACTCTGTGGTATATGCGAAGAACAGATTATTTGATAAAAAAGTATAATATCAATGTATTTTGGGGAACCCAAAATATTTTGCCGTTTATAAGAAACAAAAATGTAAAAAAAATCTTGACAGTACATGATTTAGTATGTTATAAATATCCACAGACCATGGAAAAGTTAAACTATTTTATCAATAAAGCATTTATACCTCATTCAATTAAAAGCGCTGATAAGATTGTTGCTGTTTCCAATTCAACAAAGGAGGATATATTAAGTTATTTTAATGTTGATCCAAAAAAGATATGTGTTATTTATAATCCAGTGATTGTTACTGATATGGGTAATATTAATGAGGAAGAATACTTATCAAAATATAATCTTGCTAAAAATAAATACATCTTGTATGTAGGTACTATAGAGCCTCGAAAAAATACAGAAATTTTGTTTAAAGTATGCAAAGAGATTTATAATAAAACAGGTATGCCAACTGTTTTAGCAGGAAAAATAGGTTGGAAAAGTAATGAGATTATTCAATGTATTAAAGAATATTCTAAGGTTGGATGCCTCAAATATTTAGAGTATGTAAGTGATATAGAAAAAAACCTACTTATGAGAAACTGTTTTATTTTCGTATTTCCTTCTTTTTATGAAGGATTTGGAATGCCAGTGGTTGAAGCGCTTAAAAATGGAGCACTTGTACTTGTGTCTGATACATCTTCTTTAAAGGAACTAATAACCATAGATGAACTTAAGTTTGATCCATTAGATTGCAAGCAACTAAGTGAAAAGATAATAAATTTTTATGTTGACAACGAGGCTTATACGAAATATAGAAAAAAAATGCAATGAGTTATCTTCAAAATTTGAGAATAATCAAGTAATAGAGAAATATGTTAAATTATTCTACAATTTAAAGGATGGTGCAAAGTAGTGAAAGTATTATTTGTTCCTCCACCTTTAGCTTTTCAAAATATAGGTGGAGGAGAAATTCAGATGTTGAAAACAAAAAAGTATCTTGAAAAGTTATTCAAGTTGGAAATAGCAATATTTGATGTTGTAAACACAAAACTTGCTGATTATGACATAATTCATTTTTTTGGCTCAGAATACATTCTTTTTCCTCTTGTGAATGCAGCTAAGAATTTGAAAAAGAAGGTAGTAATATCGCCTATTTTCTTTGATAATAAGCATTATCTTTCCTATAAAATAGCTACTTTTATTGGAAAAATATTACCATTTAGAAGTTCTGTACTGGATAGGTTAGAACTTCTAAAGCTTGCTGATTGTTTATTGCCCAATTCCTTTTTGGAAGCTGGTTATTTGAGAAAGGCTTTTAATGTTCTTCCTGAAAAAATTCATGTGATACCAAATGGAATAGATGTTGAAGAAATAACTGGTTATTTAGATACCATAACGCCAGAAGATGAGGAGGATTTCAAGAAAGAATATAATATTAATACGCCTTACTTTCTTTATGTTGCAAGATTTGATAAAAGAAAAAATCAATTAAATCTTATAAAAGCATTTAATAAATTGATAGCTCGGGAAAATAATATAAAACTTATTTTGATAGGATCACCAAATCTTGATGAGATAGAATATTATGACCAATGCAAAAGAGAAGCTTTAAAAAGTAAGGGAAAGATAATTTTTCTACCTGCTTTAAAACATAGTGATAAGAAATTATGGATTGCTTATAAATGTGCTACTGCTCACATAATGCCAAGTTTATTTGAAACACCAGGTTTGGCTTCGTTAGAAGCTGCTTTTTGTGGCTGTAGACTGATTGTTACAACTGGTGGTGCTACACGAGAATATTTTAAAGATAATGCGCTATATGTAAATCCGAATGATATTGATGATATTAGAGAAAAAATGTTGGCAATTTTAAAAGATACAAAAACTAGGGAATTGCACAGAAAGTCGGAAATGTTAAAACAAGAGATTTTGAAAATTTACAATTGGAAGCAAATTGCTGAAAGTACATACAAAATATATGAAATGATTGGAGGAGTTCAATGAAGGTTGCAATAGTGCATGAATGGCTGACTACTATGGGAGGTTCTGAAAAGGTTATATTAGAGTTGAAGAAATTATTTCCTGAAGCCCCCATATATACTCTCGTATATAACAGAAGAAAATTAGGAAAGTATTTTGATAAGTATTTAATAATTACGTCGAATTTGCAAAAAAATCCATTAGCTCACATTAAGCATCAACTGTTTTTCAAATACATGCCAAGAGCTTTTGAAAGTTTCGATTTGAGTGATTTTGATTTAGTAATAAGCTCTTCATCAGCCTTTGCTAAAGGGGTTATAACATCACCCAATAGTGTACATATATGTTATTGTCACACACCACCAAGATATCTTTGGGATTTGACACATGAGTATTTGAAAGACTATAACCTCATAATCAGAAGATATTTAGAGCGGAACTTTCATTATCTTAGAATATGGGATACCATTGCAGCAAACAGGGTTGATTATTTTGTTGCAAATTCAAATTATGTGGCAAACAGAATAAAAAAGTTTTATAAAAGAGATTGCAAAGTAATTTACCCACCTGTGGATACAGAATATTTTACACCAGCAAAAGACAAAAATATAGAGGATTATTATCTAATTGTATCCAGGCTTGTCCCATACAAAAGGGTTGATTTAGCAGTTGAGGCTTTTAACCAAATATCTAAAAAATTAGTAATTGTAGGAGATGGACCAGAATACAAAAAACTAAAATCAATTGCTAAGCCTAATATTGAATTTTTGGGTTATCAGCCAGATGAAACTGTAAGAGATTTATATCAAAGGTGTAAAGCTTTAATTTTCCCAGGCGTAGAAGACTTCGGGATAGTTCCAGTTGAAGTGCAAGCATGTGGCAGACCGGTGATTGCTCTCAAGAAAGGAGGAGCTGTTGAAACGGTCGAGGAAGGTAAAACGGGGGTTTTTTTCGAAAGGCAGGATGTTGAGAGTTTGAAAGAAGCAGTTTATAAATTCGAACAAGATATTGAGAGATTCGACAAGGACTATATTAGATCTCATGCTGAAAAGTTTAGCGCCGAAAGATTTAGAGTGGAATTCAAGGATTTTATACTCAAAGTTACTGAGTATGAGAGAGGGGAAGGGATGGGAGGAAAGGTATGATAAAAAACATAACATGTGTAATATTGACAAAAAACAGTGCGAGAAATATTGAGAATATAAGAAATGTCTATCATTTATTTGAAAAAATCGTTATAGTAGATGATTACAGTGAGGATGATACGGTCAAAAAGATAGAAGAGATAGATACAGAGAAACGGGTAAAGATATGTAGAAGAAAATTAGATAATTTTTCATCCCAGCGAAATTATGCATCAAGTTTAGCTGAAACAGATTGGGTATTCCACTTAGATAGTGATGAAAGAATAGATGATATGTTAATTCGTGAACTACATATGATTGATGGAAATATCAATAATACTTATTTTATTGCGTTTAAGGTTAAAAGAAAAAATTACTTTATTGATATGCATATTGGAACTGAGGATAAAATCAGATTGTTTAATAAGAAAAAGTTGTACTTTAGAGGTGAAGTTCATGAAGATTTAGATATTAAAAGTGAGGATAAAATTGGTATAATAAAAGGTGCTATTTTACATAAATCATATCAATCGATTCAAGATTATTTTAGAAAATTGGATCTATATATGAAATTAGAAGAAGAAAGATTAAAGCAAAGTGAAAAAGGCTGGTTTTACATTTTAGGACGTCTTGTTAAGAGAACGTTTGAACATTTTAAGACATTGATTAAAAATGTTATAGCTAATAAGAGTTTTTTAAAACCATTATTGTGGTTTTGTTTATGTGAGGCATATGATCTCTTGTATTTTTCAATTTTTTTATATGTAAAGTATTTCAAAATATCGAAATAATACAGGGATAAATAGTGTAAAAAATACATGGATAAAAAGGATGATAGAGATGCATAACTTGGGACGACTTTATATAAAGATAGCAAAGATTATTGATATTCCAGCAATTTTATTATCATTTATTTTATCGTGGTTTATAAAGTTTAATAGTGGCTTGTTTAATAAGCCAGCC
This window encodes:
- a CDS encoding glycosyltransferase → MKVAIVHEWLTTMGGSEKVILELKKLFPEAPIYTLVYNRRKLGKYFDKYLIITSNLQKNPLAHIKHQLFFKYMPRAFESFDLSDFDLVISSSSAFAKGVITSPNSVHICYCHTPPRYLWDLTHEYLKDYNLIIRRYLERNFHYLRIWDTIAANRVDYFVANSNYVANRIKKFYKRDCKVIYPPVDTEYFTPAKDKNIEDYYLIVSRLVPYKRVDLAVEAFNQISKKLVIVGDGPEYKKLKSIAKPNIEFLGYQPDETVRDLYQRCKALIFPGVEDFGIVPVEVQACGRPVIALKKGGAVETVEEGKTGVFFERQDVESLKEAVYKFEQDIERFDKDYIRSHAEKFSAERFRVEFKDFILKVTEYERGEGMGGKV
- a CDS encoding glycosyltransferase family 2 protein → MIKNITCVILTKNSARNIENIRNVYHLFEKIVIVDDYSEDDTVKKIEEIDTEKRVKICRRKLDNFSSQRNYASSLAETDWVFHLDSDERIDDMLIRELHMIDGNINNTYFIAFKVKRKNYFIDMHIGTEDKIRLFNKKKLYFRGEVHEDLDIKSEDKIGIIKGAILHKSYQSIQDYFRKLDLYMKLEEERLKQSEKGWFYILGRLVKRTFEHFKTLIKNVIANKSFLKPLLWFCLCEAYDLLYFSIFLYVKYFKISK
- a CDS encoding glycosyltransferase family 4 protein encodes the protein MKVLFVPPPLAFQNIGGGEIQMLKTKKYLEKLFKLEIAIFDVVNTKLADYDIIHFFGSEYILFPLVNAAKNLKKKVVISPIFFDNKHYLSYKIATFIGKILPFRSSVLDRLELLKLADCLLPNSFLEAGYLRKAFNVLPEKIHVIPNGIDVEEITGYLDTITPEDEEDFKKEYNINTPYFLYVARFDKRKNQLNLIKAFNKLIARENNIKLILIGSPNLDEIEYYDQCKREALKSKGKIIFLPALKHSDKKLWIAYKCATAHIMPSLFETPGLASLEAAFCGCRLIVTTGGATREYFKDNALYVNPNDIDDIREKMLAILKDTKTRELHRKSEMLKQEILKIYNWKQIAESTYKIYEMIGGVQ
- a CDS encoding glycosyltransferase family 4 protein, with amino-acid sequence MNIGVDARPLGKIKTGIGFYLYNLLKVLPEKCSDINFFLFSDREISLDFNYPNVKTVVESDYKLLKGTLWYMRRTDYLIKKYNINVFWGTQNILPFIRNKNVKKILTVHDLVCYKYPQTMEKLNYFINKAFIPHSIKSADKIVAVSNSTKEDILSYFNVDPKKICVIYNPVIVTDMGNINEEEYLSKYNLAKNKYILYVGTIEPRKNTEILFKVCKEIYNKTGMPTVLAGKIGWKSNEIIQCIKEYSKVGCLKYLEYVSDIEKNLLMRNCFIFVFPSFYEGFGMPVVEALKNGALVLVSDTSSLKELITIDELKFDPLDCKQLSEKIINFYVDNEAYTKYRKKMQ